The genomic stretch ttatgttatttatattatttgaatgaccattccataacattttttttttttcataaaatagattttttaattttaataactttaattagttACTCTGTGGCatggaatattatatatatttttgtgtttattttaaagaactttatATAGGACATACcacaagtttattaaaaatttaaaacactgtaatttattgcaaaaaatgCGGCgtcaaaatttcaatttaaattttcccgctattttttttttgttgacgtaTGTTTTGTGTGAAAGTGTTcacctacttcaataaaattttcaaataaatggttgaCTGAaccttctgacacaaaactgagaTAAAAGTGGTTTTAAGCTGAAAAGAGTAATCTGGAATCTGCTTTAACAAAACCCAACTttcattttaattcgaaaaacgcGACTAGAACCGCAAATAAatagtcataacaggagtgacgtcattgAACGCTAATTAGTGTTTTTGAATTACATTCCGTTTCACGttattttaattcgtaattattattgttctaaATTGTTTCAAATGTATACCTTGCAGTGGCCcttcttttacattttttaacattttaatagcaaaatttccataaataatatctttgcATATTGCCTATTATAAATCACATCTTACCTTAGGTTCCCTTATCACAGTTCCCAGTAACCGCATACGTTGGTTACTGGAACTGACTTTTGTTTCCTCCTCTGTTGACTGCTTGTTCGTGTCTTCAGCCAGTGCTATTGTATATATGTCTAGCTCATTGAGACCATTTTCTTTTCTCTTCTCATTAATTTTTACAGCTCCGCGAATTGTTTCTTCACTAACTACTATCAGCTGAaacatagtaattaataatgttttgatgaaaattaaattggaaGTTATTTCttggttattatttttcataaacaacTTATTCTTTTGTCTTTTTATTATCTCAATCGCAACTAGGTTGTTGGTAATCGGTACTAGGTTGTGGGATAGGCGTgtaggaaaataaataatacgattcTATTTGCAAATATACTTCCGTACTTTCTTAAATAAAGGCTATACCAAAATCTgtacaaaagtattttatgaatGTAGAAATCATAGTACCCATACattgttttcaataataattattaacaaaattctaACTAAACATTTTAGGGAAGCCAACATACCAAAAAATCTAGTTTACAAAGTATTTGACGTTGAAGTATTATGAGTATAAGTACTTGCATTGTATTGTACAGAAAAGAgagagaaagaaaataaaaagaaatctaTTGATACAAAAGCTTAGTGTACAGTAACAATATAGAGATTTTGTACTTCAATACACCTATAGGTTCAAAGTGCTCATTAAGGACTTCTCCTTTACCCAACacaatttctttatttagttagttatatttgatattaactaaaaaaacagATGGTCCAAGAGATGATAACCACTCTTCACATTACCAATGCATCAGCAATTTTGGTAACCAAGAGATATCTCTTGAGAATGTAATCACTTGCACTTATCCTTCAAtccataatttaataatattaagtactagTTGTAGCCCGCGGCTTTGTTTCGTTTtagggggttggttgtcatgtgtcacaTAAAGAAGCCTATGTTCTTTGAAGTTCGCTTCATAGCAAATATCataaattcggttcattggctttttagtgaaagagcgacagacagacagagttacattcgcatttataatattagtatagataaatcccaaatccaacagactgcaagacctaaagttagtaccttctgcgtgcaaccggaacgttactaaAGATATCAAttaagaaatcgttggcggtagttgtaaataatatttcttttgtaattcaaatagacaaatgtcacctcagtctacccaggaccacgaacgctgtaaagtgctcgaaatgtcgggatgataaaaataattaatatacgtgatTGAAATctgttaaaactatttaaataaaactagttaaaactagttttatttcgaaCTATAGATTGATGTTTTGCAGTACTAATTTGATATGTGAGTGGTATTTAGTTAATGATGATAGATATGTTTTGTGTGTAAGCAGTCATAATTTGTAGGAAATTTTACttctatgaaaatataatatatgtgtttcAGCATTATTGTTACACATACCTGCAATCTAGCATCATGTTTAGTGGGTCCATACAGATCTTGTATAGGCAACACATTATATTCAAGCTCAGGGTTTATATCAGTAAGGAAGTCTAAAACAGCTTTTATTCTTTGCTCAACTGGTTCTATCAGCTCCCACAATATTTTtgctgtaataatataaaattatgaattatataattttttcagaTTGAGACTGAGAGAATTTGAAAGATCTTTAGtttcacataaataataactattgatGCACAGCATGACTAACtcattttagtaataatagtatttataccAATCCAGAGAAAACTATATTAGGTTTTATTACCAATCATCACTGTATTATATTAGgatatatattgattgatgATGAATGGTCCAGTATAAAGACCACAGTGCCTTTGGAGAGGCCTATCTCCAGTGGACAAACATAAGCTGCTGATGATTGTCCagtatagttatatgtataagGGGACAGCATCTCGGATTCCAGATTGGCTTAGTCTTATAAGGTAAAGCTCATAAAGAACCAATATCTATAAGCAGTATAGGGCACTAAAGTGTTCCATTTGCAtgcatttatttacaacaacaacagcaacaacaacaacaacagcctgtaaattcccactgctgggctaaaggcctcctctccctttgaggagaaggttttggaacatattccaccacgctgttccaatacggtttggtggaatacacatgtggcagaatttctatgatatttgtcacatgcaggtttcctcaagatgttttccttcaccgctgagcgcaagatgaattataaagacaaattaagcacatgaatcagcggtgcttgcctgggtttgaacttgcaatcatcggttaagatgcaggtgtttgaaccactgggccatctctattCATgggcatttatttaaaatagtaataattgtaACATTCTAAGCTAAATAAATAGATCTGTAATTTGTTTTAAGGTTTTCCTTACACTGAATCATATTTACATCAGTTATCCCCACTGTGACATGCTTGGTAGCCCTAAGTGCAGCTTGCGACAGGAGAATCTTGTGACCATTGTGTAATCTGTCAAATGTACCACCAAGCGCAACATACTCATATGTTTTTACTTCTTCATTTGTCAAAGATGCCATCGTAGGAGATTCGTCTGTTGatggcaaaaataaaaatattgttaattaaaatatttatgataaatatttattcaattttattacaataatggaAATTTTGTAGTATACTAAAAATCTCATGTGGaagaaaaaaaagtgtaaaGAAGTTAAAAAGGGAAATATGCAGTACCTATGAGTAGATGAACTGACTAGATAAATTCAgcttcttataatattattttttacattattgcattaaaaaaattatacttcaCCTAAACTTTGCAACATCACTTCAGTTTGAGTATTGTCAAGACAATTTCTAAGTTTATCACTTTCTTTGGACAATTCCTTATCatacattattaattgaataggataatttgtttttatttttgtttgtgcaTCCCTTGGCTTAAGCATTAATCTGACATCATAAATCCAAcactaaaaaagaaatataacttatttatctGTGCAACTCGTTAataaagtgataaatatttatttataataataagcttactttggaatatatattaacaatctgtttatttatgatTGATAGTGTACTATCGGGGCCTCCATcgaattttatgtataaaacattcTTAACAAGTTTCGACACTTTTGAACACAGCTTATGGGCTTTGGCAGCATTCGACACAAATAGAATTCCATTGTTAGCCATTGAAACTGAAAAGGTGTTCATGTTAA from Vanessa cardui chromosome 12, ilVanCard2.1, whole genome shotgun sequence encodes the following:
- the LOC124534296 gene encoding bifunctional coenzyme A synthase isoform X2, with product MYNLTYCVSVSVALVSVVIAYLILSNSKSVSMANNGILFVSNAAKAHKLCSKVSKLVKNVLYIKFDGGPDSTLSIINKQIVNIYSKCWIYDVRLMLKPRDAQTKIKTNYPIQLIMYDKELSKESDKLRNCLDNTQTEVMLQSLDESPTMASLTNEEVKTYEYVALGGTFDRLHNGHKILLSQAALRATKHVTVGITDVNMIQSKILWELIEPVEQRIKAVLDFLTDINPELEYNVLPIQDLYGPTKHDARLQLIVVSEETIRGAVKINEKRKENGLNELDIYTIALAEDTNKQSTEEETKVSSSNQRMRLLGTVIREPKPNPDIPDWPYVIGLAGGIASGKSNITEKLKLKGAAVINCDIIAHELYKPGLPLNRTIAETFGRDVITDSGEVDRKKLGSIVFGDKEQLEKLNHLVWPAVIEEAQRRIKALGEQGYRVVVMEAAVMVRAKWYTYCHQLWSVIIPPKEAIRRLQERNNLTEEEAKQRVDAQPSNKEQVDVANVVFSPFWSYEYTQTQIDRAWEQLQTYLNKRK
- the LOC124534296 gene encoding bifunctional coenzyme A synthase isoform X1; the encoded protein is MANNGILFVSNAAKAHKLCSKVSKLVKNVLYIKFDGGPDSTLSIINKQIVNIYSKCWIYDVRLMLKPRDAQTKIKTNYPIQLIMYDKELSKESDKLRNCLDNTQTEVMLQSLDESPTMASLTNEEVKTYEYVALGGTFDRLHNGHKILLSQAALRATKHVTVGITDVNMIQSKILWELIEPVEQRIKAVLDFLTDINPELEYNVLPIQDLYGPTKHDARLQLIVVSEETIRGAVKINEKRKENGLNELDIYTIALAEDTNKQSTEEETKVSSSNQRMRLLGTVIREPKPNPDIPDWPYVIGLAGGIASGKSNITEKLKLKGAAVINCDIIAHELYKPGLPLNRTIAETFGRDVITDSGEVDRKKLGSIVFGDKEQLEKLNHLVWPAVIEEAQRRIKALGEQGYRVVVMEAAVMVRAKWYTYCHQLWSVIIPPKEVRLHVFFYGIGWWTSRWAT